The Neisseria sicca genome includes a window with the following:
- a CDS encoding M48 family metallopeptidase, translated as MNKISKKYGLWLGVAALAGCTSVADMVGYDTAALNEGAERNYIQVVQKARSQNALDVSSPTAQRVHRVFSRLVPYANRANRTGIPFNWQMNVIRSNELNAWAMPGGKMAVYTGMVERLQLTDDEIAAVIGHEMTHALLEHSKKAIGGQVLTGLGGSILAGAVGLDGNLVGVGTDLLATKPFSRHQESEADAGGVRLMAQAGYNPQAAISVWEKMNRAQGGSQVAILSTHPANNTRIEAIRRMLPEVMPIYHQNKR; from the coding sequence ATGAACAAAATCAGTAAAAAGTACGGATTATGGCTCGGGGTTGCAGCATTGGCGGGTTGTACTTCTGTCGCCGATATGGTGGGATACGATACGGCTGCTTTGAATGAAGGAGCCGAGCGAAACTATATACAGGTTGTACAAAAAGCGCGCAGCCAGAATGCGCTGGATGTCAGCTCTCCGACGGCGCAGCGTGTTCATCGGGTGTTTTCCCGACTGGTTCCGTACGCCAACCGCGCCAACCGTACCGGCATACCTTTTAATTGGCAGATGAACGTTATCCGCAGCAACGAGTTGAATGCTTGGGCGATGCCGGGCGGAAAAATGGCGGTATATACCGGTATGGTTGAACGTTTGCAACTGACGGATGATGAAATCGCCGCAGTCATCGGGCATGAAATGACCCATGCCCTGCTCGAACACAGCAAAAAAGCCATCGGAGGTCAGGTATTGACCGGCTTGGGCGGTTCTATTTTGGCAGGTGCCGTCGGTTTGGACGGAAATTTGGTCGGCGTTGGAACAGATTTATTGGCAACCAAACCTTTTTCGCGTCATCAGGAAAGCGAGGCAGATGCGGGAGGCGTCCGCCTGATGGCTCAGGCAGGTTACAATCCGCAGGCGGCAATCAGCGTATGGGAAAAAATGAATAGGGCGCAAGGCGGCAGTCAGGTTGCCATCTTGTCAACCCATCCCGCCAACAATACCCGTATCGAAGCAATCCGCAGGATGTTGCCGGAAGTTATGCCTATTTATCACCAAAATAAACGCTGA
- a CDS encoding putative hemolysin: protein MIKPIILILAAATTLSACNTLEKESVPMTGMPNPASEFCVKQGGKLEIKKDKDGGEYGMCHLPDGIVVEEWAYFRQHNK from the coding sequence ATGATTAAGCCGATTATTTTAATCCTCGCGGCTGCAACTACTTTGTCAGCTTGCAATACTCTTGAGAAAGAAAGTGTACCGATGACCGGTATGCCCAATCCGGCTTCAGAATTTTGCGTGAAACAGGGCGGTAAGCTGGAAATCAAAAAAGACAAAGATGGCGGAGAGTATGGGATGTGCCATCTGCCTGACGGTATTGTTGTGGAAGAGTGGGCGTATTTCCGCCAACACAACAAATAA
- a CDS encoding TonB-dependent receptor domain-containing protein, translated as MNPNFKLNLLTLSLLAITSIAHAEDEVSTQELDEIQVKGKYIAKEKKVFTEGQAKSSRERVYQSSENIDAIVRSMPGVFTQQDKGSGVLAVNIRGDSGLGRVNTMVDGVTQTFYSTSADAGRSGSSSQFGTALDPNFIAGVDVTKGSFTGANGINTLSGTANFRTLRVDDVVHGNHTFGLLTKGLTGTNSTKSNFMATGAVQKWFDSGARLGALYGYSHRNVEQNYKVGGGGQRIGNFGEEYLDRKKQEYFESNLLKFDQGQNRWVRDFSKRNAVGKSYWDYPFSKKYNDPEVLQRDYVDDLERSWKENLAPQWDLTPIDPTSLQQRSNSHLVKVEYENDNNKLDLQLRTMNNRIGSRKVENRNYQANYNLNIGDYVDLNVLAAHNLGKQKYPKNSRFSGWGLLDYLETKNTANLLDINNRFSFNLPNKTDLKATVGFNFFKNQYSKNRFPEELSLFYDGPDQDAGLYSFLGRFKGDKGIFPQKSTILQPSGQQKFNTFYFDTSLKKGIYQLNYSTNMVNYRYKGEYTDYFNTQEDFKKAFGEDSEIYKQHCTPSCDLYEPVYTKSGKKHAVNHSVALNINVNDYFMPFISYSRTHRMPNIQEMYFSQIGDSGVNTALKPEQANTYQIGFNTFKKGIFKPDDVLGFKLVAYRSRINNYIHNVYGKWWDLDKAPSWVTSTGLQYSIQHRNYAKPVHKNGLEVEMNYDFGRFFSTLSYAYQKTNQPTNYSDASESPRNSSKEDQIKQGYGLSKISRLPRDYGRFELGSRWLGNKLTIGGIMRYYGKSTRATTEEEFVDGTTGANTYSSHQMGRRAIKKTESINRQPLIFDFYANYEPKKNLILRFDIQNAFNKRYIDPLDAANDAATQRYFSVFERKGGLDDEEVECDANGLCNGKYGGTTRSVLNNYARGRTLLFTISYKF; from the coding sequence ATGAACCCGAATTTCAAATTAAACCTACTGACATTATCTTTACTGGCTATAACAAGTATCGCACACGCAGAAGACGAGGTTTCAACTCAAGAGCTTGATGAAATTCAAGTCAAAGGTAAATACATTGCCAAAGAGAAAAAAGTTTTTACCGAAGGCCAAGCCAAAAGTTCGCGTGAACGCGTTTATCAATCCAGCGAAAACATCGATGCCATCGTGCGGAGCATGCCCGGCGTCTTCACCCAACAAGACAAGGGATCGGGGGTATTGGCGGTCAATATCCGTGGCGATAGCGGTTTGGGACGCGTCAATACGATGGTTGACGGCGTAACCCAAACCTTCTATTCCACTTCTGCCGATGCCGGACGCAGCGGCAGCTCTTCGCAATTCGGTACGGCACTGGATCCCAATTTTATTGCCGGTGTGGATGTAACCAAAGGCAGTTTCACAGGTGCCAACGGCATCAATACCTTATCCGGTACAGCCAATTTCCGTACTTTACGGGTGGACGATGTGGTACACGGAAACCATACCTTTGGGCTTTTAACCAAAGGATTAACCGGCACAAACAGCACCAAAAGCAATTTTATGGCAACCGGAGCGGTACAAAAATGGTTTGACAGCGGTGCGCGCCTTGGCGCGTTATATGGTTACAGCCACCGTAATGTCGAGCAAAACTATAAAGTAGGCGGCGGCGGTCAGCGTATCGGCAATTTTGGCGAAGAATATTTAGACCGTAAAAAACAAGAATATTTTGAAAGCAACTTATTGAAATTCGACCAAGGGCAAAATCGTTGGGTTCGCGACTTTTCCAAACGCAATGCGGTCGGTAAAAGCTATTGGGACTACCCTTTCTCCAAAAAATATAACGATCCTGAGGTTTTGCAAAGAGATTATGTTGATGATTTGGAAAGAAGCTGGAAAGAGAATTTAGCACCGCAATGGGACCTGACTCCAATCGACCCGACCAGCCTGCAACAACGCTCAAACAGCCATTTGGTCAAAGTGGAATACGAAAACGACAACAACAAGTTGGATCTTCAGCTTCGTACCATGAACAACCGTATCGGCAGCCGCAAAGTAGAAAACCGCAACTATCAAGCCAATTACAACTTAAACATTGGCGATTATGTCGATTTAAACGTGTTGGCCGCCCATAATCTGGGAAAACAAAAATATCCGAAAAACTCACGTTTTTCAGGATGGGGGCTGCTGGATTATTTGGAAACCAAAAACACAGCCAATCTTTTGGATATCAACAACCGCTTCTCTTTCAACCTTCCCAACAAAACAGATTTAAAAGCCACCGTCGGTTTCAATTTCTTTAAAAACCAATACAGTAAAAACCGCTTTCCGGAAGAGCTGAGCCTGTTTTACGACGGTCCCGATCAAGATGCCGGCCTGTACAGCTTTTTAGGCCGCTTCAAAGGAGACAAAGGAATATTTCCCCAAAAATCAACCATATTACAACCTTCAGGCCAGCAAAAATTTAATACGTTCTATTTTGATACTTCCTTGAAAAAAGGCATTTATCAATTGAATTACAGCACCAATATGGTCAACTACCGCTACAAAGGCGAATATACCGACTACTTCAATACCCAAGAAGACTTTAAAAAAGCATTTGGAGAAGATTCTGAAATTTATAAACAGCATTGCACGCCAAGCTGCGACCTTTACGAACCGGTTTATACCAAATCCGGTAAAAAGCATGCGGTAAACCATTCAGTGGCATTAAACATCAATGTCAACGACTACTTTATGCCGTTTATCAGCTATTCGCGTACGCATAGAATGCCGAATATTCAAGAAATGTATTTTTCACAAATCGGAGACTCGGGCGTCAATACCGCCCTTAAGCCGGAACAGGCCAATACTTACCAAATAGGCTTCAATACTTTCAAAAAAGGGATTTTCAAGCCGGATGATGTATTGGGTTTCAAACTGGTCGCCTATCGCAGCAGGATAAACAACTATATTCACAATGTTTATGGCAAATGGTGGGATTTGGATAAAGCACCCAGCTGGGTAACCAGTACCGGCCTGCAATACTCTATCCAGCATCGAAACTATGCCAAACCTGTCCATAAAAATGGTTTGGAAGTGGAAATGAACTATGATTTCGGCCGCTTTTTTTCAACCCTGTCTTACGCATATCAAAAAACCAACCAGCCGACCAATTATAGCGATGCCAGCGAATCGCCCCGTAATTCTTCTAAAGAAGACCAAATCAAACAAGGTTACGGCTTAAGCAAAATTTCCCGCTTGCCCCGAGATTACGGGCGGTTTGAATTGGGTTCCCGCTGGTTGGGCAACAAATTGACCATCGGCGGCATTATGCGCTATTACGGCAAAAGTACACGGGCAACGACTGAGGAAGAATTTGTTGACGGTACAACCGGTGCCAACACCTACTCTTCACACCAAATGGGCAGAAGGGCGATCAAAAAAACAGAAAGCATCAACAGACAGCCGCTGATTTTTGATTTCTATGCCAATTACGAACCGAAGAAAAACCTTATCCTTCGTTTCGACATTCAAAATGCCTTCAATAAGCGCTATATCGATCCTTTGGATGCCGCAAACGATGCCGCAACTCAGCGCTATTTCAGCGTATTTGAAAGAAAAGGAGGTTTAGATGACGAAGAAGTCGAATGTGATGCCAACGGTTTATGCAATGGCAAATATGGCGGCACGACACGCTCCGTTCTGAATAACTATGCGCGTGGCAGGACTTTGCTGTTTACCATCAGTTATAAGTTCTAA
- the recC gene encoding exodeoxyribonuclease V subunit gamma: MFYLYQSNRLESLAALFAGIQRVRPLESALAAEQIVVQSQGMRRYLSVYLARELGVAANLQFSLPAGLTWQLMQKLIPDIPALSPFSPEVMRWRLLDLFRSERFQTTSEFENVRAVLQSYLGSGESADYQLAGQLADIFDQYLVYRPQWIDAWQEGKLLGLGDDEVWQAQLWRYLDDGNQSAPHRVALWEKLLSSLDKAHLPERFFVFGISTMAPMYLQLLQKISEHCDVFVFALNPSGQYWGNVIEAAQLLKGGDEADLSQTGHPLLASLGKQGRDFFDFLTEIGLEEQPVFEEVSDDTLLHCLQNDIQNLRMPSEHSRADLLDDGSVRIVSAHSPLRELQILKDKLLRILHEHPDWQPHDIAVLTPNIEPYSPFIEAVFGQAQGGAQALPYSVSDVKLSRRQPLLYALEQTLDLLESRFEVDKVLPLLESGLVLRRFGLTADDLPLLHDTIAELNVHWGLDGTMRGAADNLFTWQQALERIVLGWMLPDDGSPLWQNVSAWHGDVNRLDVFGRLAAFIRTLSRLAAEWRKPAAAEEWTECCRDLVQSLFLPDADDQYALQQFEQALAKWQEETALAGFCGTLPQHTVIHHIRRFLGSESQAGFLRGGITFCSMVPMRSLPFKVICLLGLNDGDFPRNTKAAVFDLIAKHPQKGDRARRDDDRYLFLEAIISARDILYLSYVGRSIRNDDELAPSALVSELIDTVAAMTGRRSKELAEHWVEQHPLQPFSHRYFIADNISDDLFSTRQDYAEALNRPREQARPFFSEALEENSPAPTVWQDDFIRFWKNPVKAWLQQTLGWREPYRDEAWESAEPFEPQRADKIAAAYLDARRHNQDFQETAVRLDAESLLPAGELGKLWQQNFQAAAKRIDGELLQSPKLPPFAYEIQFDGQTLQGSLGNLYQCGQVFYLDRKPNAPQRIALLLEHLIFCSVESAVGSSETETRQTHIVQPEETMIYPEISSSHAQQMLQKWLTFFNLGQTRPLPFFAKTSLATAEAYGKKQSWEDALNKAKESYHGNKVSKGQKDYTEVALVFGNEDTEPVEGALFQRLVEELLIPLLDAVKEESSDAA; this comes from the coding sequence ATGTTCTACCTCTACCAATCCAACCGCCTTGAATCGCTAGCCGCCCTGTTTGCCGGAATCCAAAGGGTCAGGCCGCTTGAGTCTGCTTTGGCGGCGGAACAGATTGTGGTGCAGAGTCAGGGGATGCGGCGTTATTTGAGTGTTTATCTGGCGCGCGAACTGGGGGTGGCGGCGAATTTGCAATTCAGTCTGCCGGCGGGTTTGACGTGGCAGTTGATGCAGAAACTGATCCCCGATATTCCTGCGCTCAGTCCGTTTTCGCCGGAGGTAATGCGCTGGCGGCTTTTGGATTTGTTCCGTAGCGAGCGTTTTCAGACGACCTCTGAGTTTGAAAACGTACGCGCCGTTTTGCAAAGTTATTTGGGCAGCGGCGAGTCGGCGGATTATCAGTTGGCGGGGCAGTTGGCGGATATTTTCGACCAGTATCTGGTGTACCGACCGCAGTGGATTGATGCCTGGCAGGAAGGCAAACTTCTGGGGCTGGGCGACGACGAGGTCTGGCAGGCGCAGCTTTGGCGCTATTTGGACGACGGCAACCAATCCGCGCCGCACCGTGTGGCGTTGTGGGAAAAGCTGCTGTCGTCTTTGGATAAGGCGCACCTGCCCGAGCGGTTTTTCGTGTTCGGCATTTCGACGATGGCGCCGATGTATTTGCAGCTTTTGCAGAAAATTTCGGAACATTGCGATGTGTTTGTGTTCGCGCTCAATCCGAGCGGCCAGTATTGGGGCAATGTGATTGAGGCGGCGCAGCTTTTGAAGGGCGGCGACGAGGCGGATTTGTCGCAGACGGGGCATCCGCTGTTGGCGTCGTTGGGCAAGCAGGGGCGTGATTTTTTTGATTTTCTGACGGAAATCGGCTTGGAGGAACAGCCCGTGTTTGAAGAGGTTTCAGACGACACGCTGCTGCACTGCCTGCAAAACGACATTCAAAACCTGCGGATGCCGTCTGAACACAGCCGCGCGGATTTGCTGGACGACGGCTCCGTCCGTATCGTGTCGGCACACAGCCCTCTGCGCGAATTGCAGATTTTGAAAGACAAGCTGTTGCGGATTCTGCACGAACATCCCGACTGGCAGCCGCACGATATTGCCGTTTTGACGCCGAACATCGAACCATACAGCCCGTTTATCGAAGCGGTGTTCGGGCAGGCGCAGGGCGGGGCGCAGGCTTTGCCGTATTCGGTGTCGGACGTGAAACTCAGCCGCCGCCAGCCGCTGCTTTACGCGCTGGAGCAGACGCTGGATTTGCTGGAAAGCCGGTTTGAAGTCGATAAAGTGCTGCCGCTGTTGGAAAGCGGTTTGGTGCTGCGCCGTTTCGGGCTGACGGCGGACGATTTGCCGCTGCTGCACGACACCATTGCCGAATTGAACGTGCATTGGGGGTTGGACGGAACGATGCGCGGCGCGGCGGACAATCTGTTCACCTGGCAGCAGGCGTTGGAACGCATCGTGTTGGGCTGGATGCTGCCTGACGACGGCAGCCCGCTCTGGCAAAACGTCAGCGCGTGGCACGGTGATGTCAACCGCCTCGATGTGTTCGGCCGCCTTGCCGCCTTCATCCGCACACTGTCACGCCTCGCCGCCGAGTGGCGCAAACCCGCAGCGGCGGAGGAATGGACGGAATGCTGCCGCGATTTGGTGCAGTCATTGTTTCTGCCCGACGCCGACGACCAATACGCCTTGCAGCAGTTTGAGCAGGCGTTGGCAAAATGGCAGGAAGAAACCGCGTTGGCAGGCTTTTGCGGTACTTTGCCGCAACACACGGTCATCCACCACATCCGCCGCTTTTTAGGCAGCGAAAGCCAAGCGGGCTTCCTGCGCGGCGGCATCACCTTTTGCAGCATGGTGCCGATGAGGAGCCTGCCGTTTAAAGTCATCTGCCTGTTGGGGCTGAACGACGGCGATTTCCCGCGCAATACCAAAGCCGCAGTATTCGACCTGATTGCCAAACACCCGCAAAAAGGCGACCGCGCCCGCCGCGACGACGACCGCTACCTCTTCCTCGAAGCCATCATCAGCGCGCGCGACATCCTTTATCTCTCCTACGTCGGCCGCAGCATCCGCAACGACGACGAACTCGCCCCGTCCGCCCTCGTCAGCGAACTCATCGACACCGTCGCCGCCATGACCGGACGGCGCAGCAAAGAGCTGGCGGAACACTGGGTCGAGCAACATCCCCTGCAACCGTTCTCCCACCGCTATTTCATCGCAGACAACATTTCAGACGACCTCTTCAGCACGCGGCAAGACTACGCCGAAGCCCTCAACCGCCCGCGCGAACAGGCGCGTCCGTTTTTCAGCGAAGCCCTCGAAGAAAACAGCCCCGCACCGACCGTCTGGCAGGACGACTTTATCCGCTTCTGGAAAAATCCCGTCAAAGCATGGCTGCAACAAACCCTAGGCTGGCGCGAACCCTACCGCGACGAAGCATGGGAATCCGCCGAACCCTTTGAGCCGCAACGCGCCGACAAAATTGCCGCCGCCTATCTCGACGCCCGCCGCCACAACCAAGACTTTCAAGAAACCGCCGTCCGCCTCGACGCCGAAAGCCTGTTGCCCGCCGGCGAATTGGGTAAATTGTGGCAGCAGAATTTCCAAGCCGCCGCCAAACGCATAGACGGCGAATTGCTGCAAAGCCCCAAACTGCCGCCCTTCGCCTACGAAATCCAGTTCGACGGGCAAACCCTGCAAGGCAGCCTCGGCAACCTGTACCAATGCGGCCAAGTGTTCTACCTCGACCGCAAACCCAACGCCCCGCAGCGCATCGCCCTCTTGCTCGAACATTTAATCTTTTGCTCGGTAGAGTCGGCAGTAGGGTCGTCTGAAACCGAAACCCGCCAAACCCATATCGTTCAGCCCGAAGAAACAATGATTTATCCCGAAATATCCAGCAGCCACGCGCAACAAATGCTGCAAAAATGGCTGACGTTCTTCAACCTCGGACAAACGCGCCCGCTGCCTTTCTTCGCCAAAACCAGCCTCGCCACCGCCGAAGCCTACGGCAAAAAACAGAGCTGGGAAGATGCCCTGAACAAAGCCAAGGAAAGCTATCACGGCAACAAAGTCAGCAAAGGGCAAAAAGACTATACCGAAGTCGCCCTAGTGTTCGGCAACGAAGACACCGAGCCGGTGGAAGGGGCGTTGTTCCAAAGATTGGTGGAAGAGCTGTTGATACCGCTGCTGGACGCGGTCAAGGAAGAATCGTCCGATGCGGCATAG
- a CDS encoding PglL family O-oligosaccharyltransferase translates to MFARTAYHIKNEWNVRLLPLWICFIWVCAVPFLSIYRVGPLPSFYLEAGSLLGATILVLASAYKGLLNIRLPYVSVGLLLMAAYWAIQPRAMGLLYPGMSDLAAWTFVILALSAWACRGWISAYGQDRVVTVFAWSLFFGAAAQAVVAFMQFKGWSDISLFHGILAYGGGTVNGQLGQRNHLGHYLMWGVLAASYLWATRKMPDWLGLVCVFLLTAVLGLVNSRTILGYIIAIVLILPFWYWRAGRESARLIKIFFFAAVLAAVFQFGMGALLDLLGNSRYETAIERAGHSDFEGSARQIEWRNAWTAFTRSPIFGHGWNSFGSLSFLLNAEKQYFANNILGVLFTHCHNLILQILAEMGLTGALLSAGTMLAGVWRLITRPSNPANLFLLTAASVTMCHSMLEYPLWYIYFLTPFALMLSLSSARFEDVSDGIKQARRRNLAGGIAALAIIGGTLHLGWNYTDLTAYSRQPKTDDPSQVNAKISGLRRISETSPMLAYYADLSLTRRADPADEKVQPWAQKAAFDALTYRPYSNAYQVGLYLYRQGKTKEGAQWMQDMYYYYPYTMPFYTGKIRSRKEFEPLLPQILEDCRNFLKSPKHKTAKPCAAEIAAS, encoded by the coding sequence ATGTTTGCCCGTACCGCATATCATATTAAGAATGAATGGAATGTCCGCCTGCTGCCTTTATGGATTTGTTTTATCTGGGTTTGCGCCGTCCCTTTCCTGTCGATTTACCGCGTAGGCCCGCTGCCGAGCTTCTACCTTGAAGCCGGGTCCCTCTTGGGTGCGACAATTTTAGTTTTGGCTTCGGCATATAAAGGCCTGCTCAATATCCGCCTGCCTTATGTATCTGTCGGACTGTTGCTGATGGCGGCATATTGGGCGATACAGCCACGGGCAATGGGTTTGCTGTATCCAGGAATGAGCGACTTGGCGGCATGGACTTTCGTCATCCTCGCCCTATCTGCCTGGGCCTGTCGCGGCTGGATTTCCGCTTACGGGCAGGATCGAGTTGTTACCGTATTCGCATGGTCGTTGTTTTTTGGTGCAGCTGCGCAGGCTGTCGTGGCGTTTATGCAGTTCAAAGGATGGTCGGACATTTCCCTGTTTCACGGCATATTGGCTTACGGCGGCGGAACGGTAAACGGTCAGCTCGGACAACGCAACCATCTGGGCCATTATCTGATGTGGGGCGTACTTGCCGCATCCTATTTGTGGGCAACGCGGAAAATGCCCGACTGGCTGGGATTGGTTTGCGTATTTCTGCTGACTGCCGTCTTGGGTTTGGTCAACTCGCGCACTATCTTGGGCTACATCATCGCCATCGTATTGATTCTGCCTTTTTGGTACTGGCGGGCAGGCCGCGAATCGGCACGCTTAATTAAAATCTTCTTTTTCGCAGCGGTATTGGCTGCGGTTTTTCAGTTCGGCATGGGGGCATTGCTTGATTTACTGGGCAACAGCCGTTACGAAACCGCCATAGAACGCGCCGGTCATAGTGATTTTGAAGGTTCTGCACGCCAAATCGAATGGCGGAATGCTTGGACCGCCTTTACCCGCTCCCCAATCTTCGGACACGGCTGGAACAGCTTCGGCAGCCTGAGTTTCCTGTTAAATGCGGAAAAACAGTACTTTGCCAATAACATTCTCGGCGTTTTGTTCACCCACTGCCACAACCTTATCCTGCAAATCCTTGCCGAAATGGGGCTGACAGGTGCATTATTGAGCGCGGGAACCATGCTGGCGGGCGTTTGGCGTTTGATTACCCGTCCGTCTAATCCTGCCAACCTGTTCCTACTGACCGCCGCAAGCGTAACCATGTGCCACAGCATGCTCGAATACCCGCTTTGGTACATCTACTTCCTGACTCCGTTCGCCCTCATGCTTTCGCTCTCAAGCGCGCGTTTTGAAGATGTATCCGACGGAATCAAACAAGCCCGCCGCCGCAATTTGGCAGGCGGTATCGCCGCATTGGCCATTATCGGCGGCACGCTGCACTTAGGCTGGAACTACACCGACCTGACCGCTTACAGCCGTCAACCCAAAACCGACGACCCGTCTCAAGTCAACGCCAAAATTTCCGGACTGCGCCGCATTTCCGAAACCAGTCCCATGCTGGCCTATTATGCCGACCTGAGCCTGACCCGCCGTGCCGATCCGGCCGATGAAAAAGTCCAACCTTGGGCGCAAAAAGCGGCATTCGACGCACTCACCTACCGCCCTTACAGCAATGCCTACCAGGTCGGCCTCTACCTCTACCGTCAAGGTAAAACCAAAGAAGGCGCGCAATGGATGCAAGACATGTATTATTACTATCCTTACACGATGCCGTTTTACACCGGCAAAATCCGCAGCAGAAAGGAATTCGAACCGCTTCTGCCCCAAATTTTGGAAGATTGCCGCAATTTCTTGAAATCTCCAAAACACAAAACCGCCAAACCTTGCGCGGCGGAAATAGCGGCATCGTAA
- a CDS encoding DUF2069 domain-containing protein has translation MNTSSKPSLPYLASCASLIFLILLSLSWELWIAPLRDGGSWLALKALPLCLPLGGILKGRIYTYQYSSMLILIYFAEAVMRLFDASPAERLCAALSLSSCIIFFIACLAFIKQHKKEGK, from the coding sequence GTGAATACATCATCGAAACCTTCTCTACCCTATCTTGCCTCGTGCGCCAGCCTGATTTTTCTGATCCTTCTTTCCTTGTCTTGGGAATTGTGGATTGCGCCTTTGCGCGACGGCGGTTCATGGCTTGCCCTCAAAGCCCTGCCTTTATGCCTGCCGCTGGGCGGCATACTCAAGGGCCGTATTTATACTTATCAATACAGCTCCATGCTGATTCTGATTTATTTTGCCGAAGCGGTCATGCGCCTGTTTGACGCTTCACCTGCCGAACGTCTGTGCGCCGCATTGTCGCTTAGCTCCTGCATAATTTTCTTTATCGCCTGCCTCGCATTTATCAAACAACACAAAAAAGAGGGGAAATGA
- a CDS encoding IS3 family transposase, giving the protein MLYARRGRLPKGVKSPQPKADRKGQSQTVQTLRAQHPLKYLLHIANLPKSSFYYHHQDRPDPDAADKALLVETYRRHKGRYGQRRIAAALDWNRKKAARLMKQMGLKAKIRAKKAYRHPAMGEISEHLLKRRFTARKPNEKWLTDVTELKGSDGKLYLSPILDLFNREIVAYAMSRNANSEMVKEMLEKAAPRLTDKGTMLHSDQGVLYRTAGYRELLAEHSMVQSMSRKANCWDNAPMESFFAVLKTECFYNAGELTVDELMKQIDDYMDYYNWERCSLKLKKLSPVAYRTQLAQSA; this is encoded by the coding sequence GTGCTATATGCGCGCAGAGGTCGCCTACCTAAAGGAGTTAAAAGCCCTCAGCCAAAAGCAGACCGCAAAGGACAAAGCCAAACCGTCCAAACACTGAGGGCGCAACACCCGCTCAAATACCTGCTGCACATCGCAAACCTGCCCAAAAGCAGCTTTTACTACCATCACCAAGACCGACCCGACCCCGACGCAGCCGACAAAGCCCTCCTTGTCGAAACCTACCGGCGGCATAAAGGACGCTACGGGCAAAGGCGCATTGCCGCAGCATTGGATTGGAACCGCAAAAAAGCAGCGCGGTTGATGAAACAGATGGGGCTGAAAGCCAAAATACGGGCGAAAAAAGCCTACCGCCATCCCGCCATGGGCGAAATATCGGAACACCTCCTCAAACGCCGGTTCACAGCCCGAAAGCCCAACGAAAAATGGCTGACCGACGTGACCGAACTCAAAGGGAGCGACGGCAAACTGTACCTCTCGCCAATCTTGGACTTGTTCAACCGAGAAATCGTCGCCTACGCCATGAGCCGCAATGCTAACAGCGAAATGGTGAAGGAAATGCTCGAAAAAGCCGCACCCCGTCTGACTGATAAGGGAACAATGCTGCATTCCGACCAAGGTGTGCTGTACCGTACGGCGGGGTATAGGGAATTGCTTGCGGAGCATTCCATGGTTCAAAGCATGTCGCGTAAGGCGAACTGCTGGGACAATGCACCGATGGAAAGCTTCTTTGCGGTGTTGAAGACGGAGTGTTTCTATAACGCAGGTGAATTGACGGTAGATGAATTGATGAAGCAGATAGATGACTATATGGATTACTACAACTGGGAACGTTGCAGTTTGAAATTGAAAAAGCTGAGTCCTGTCGCATACAGAACCCAGCTTGCACAGAGCGCCTGA
- the nfsB gene encoding oxygen-insensitive NAD(P)H nitroreductase produces MNITEIVRQRYSTKSFDPSKKIAAEDFAHIEAALRNSPSSVNMQPWHFIIADDEAGKARIAKSTEKLPYNTPKITHASHVVVFAARVCADDDYVAAVLAQEDKDGRFATEEAKQAGDSTRRLFLGIHRNQFQDEEQWLAKQVYLNMGFTLLAAAATGIDAVPMEGVDLQVLNEEFGLTEKGYKAVAVVSFGYRAADDFNAALPKSRFESEAIFTKI; encoded by the coding sequence ATGAATATTACCGAAATCGTCCGCCAACGATACAGCACCAAATCTTTCGACCCGTCCAAAAAAATCGCTGCCGAAGACTTCGCCCATATCGAAGCCGCCCTGCGCAACAGCCCCTCCAGCGTCAATATGCAGCCGTGGCACTTTATCATCGCCGATGACGAAGCGGGCAAAGCGCGCATTGCCAAATCCACCGAAAAACTCCCTTACAACACCCCGAAAATTACTCATGCCTCCCACGTCGTCGTTTTCGCCGCCCGCGTTTGTGCCGACGATGATTATGTCGCCGCCGTATTGGCACAAGAGGACAAAGACGGACGTTTCGCCACAGAAGAAGCCAAGCAGGCAGGCGATTCCACCCGCCGCCTGTTCTTGGGCATCCACCGCAACCAATTCCAAGATGAAGAGCAATGGCTTGCCAAACAAGTCTATCTCAACATGGGCTTCACCCTGCTCGCCGCTGCCGCAACAGGCATTGACGCCGTGCCGATGGAAGGCGTCGATTTGCAGGTTTTGAATGAGGAATTCGGTTTGACGGAAAAAGGCTACAAAGCCGTCGCCGTCGTCTCCTTCGGCTACCGTGCCGCGGACGATTTCAACGCCGCTTTACCCAAATCACGTTTTGAAAGCGAAGCCATCTTCACCAAAATCTGA